DNA sequence from the Oscillospiraceae bacterium genome:
AAAATCCCAGGTCTCCTTGCTTTTCATCGACCGGGCGGTACGGTAACCGAAAATGCAATTGATCTCTTTCGGTGGGTGGTTTTTAAAATAATTGCCGAATCCGATCATCAGAAGCGGAATCAGCAAAACCATTGCAAGCAGGAAGAACCAAAATCCCATATACACCCCTAATTTATATCCCGCAATTAGCACCGGGCCGATTTCGATTTTAAAAATCTGTTTTCCTATAAAAAATCATAGACGGTCAGCCTCTACATCCCATCCGGGTAAGTCAGCATTCCGTCAAAATTAAAATAGATATTACAGAATCAATGATTAACCGAGCCTCTGCCGCCGATACGCAGGCGCAGCACAGCTCTTGCCAGTTTGTTTTTACTGGCGGCGAATTCCCTCATGCTCTCTTTTTGCCGCAACTGTTCCTCGGCGTGCATCAGCTGAATTTTGGCGCGGTTGACATCGATCTCTTCGGGCCATTCGGCGGTTTGTACGGTGATTAAGGTGTGTTCCGGACCTGCGCGCATAAACCCGTCGGAACACGCCGCCGTCCGCCAGGAGCCGTCCGGCTTTTGAATCCGCACTTCACCGACGGCCAACGAAGCGACCATCGGGGCGTGCCCATGTAGCACGCCCAGTTCCCCGTCAATCGCGGGGACGATCACCATTTTTGTCTGGTCGTGATAAAACGTACGCTCCGGCGTGATAATTTCAAGCAAAAAGGTCTTGTCGCCGTCCATAATTACTGTTCCTTTTTAAGCTTCTCGGCGGTCTGCCGAACCTCGTCGAGATTACCTACCATATAGAACGCGGCCTCGGGCAAATCGTCGACCTCGCCGTCCACAATCGCCTTGAACCCGGCGATGGTGTCTTTCAGGGGGACATAACGCCCCTCCTGCCCGGTATACTGTGTTGCGACAAACATCGGCTGAGCCAAAAAGCGCTGGATCTTACGGGCGCGGTAGATGGTCTTTCGGTCCTCTTCGCCCAGTTCTTCCATACCCAGAATCGCGATGATGTCCTGCAGTTCTTTGTAACGCTGTAAATTTTCCTGCACGCGTCTTGCGACTTCATAATGTTCGTTTCCGACGATGTGCGGTTCCAAAATCCGGCTCGTGGAAGCGAGAGGGTCGACAGCCGGGTAAATACCCAGCTCGGAAATGGCACGTGAGAGTACCGTCGTGGCGTCAAGATGCGAGAAAATACTCGCCGGCGCGGGGTCGGTCAGGTCGTCGGCAGGGACATAGATGGCCTGCACCGAGGTGATCGAACCGTTTTGGGTCGAGGTGATGCGCTCCTGCAGCAGACCGACCTCATTGGCCAACGTGGGCTGATAACCGA
Encoded proteins:
- the atpC gene encoding ATP synthase F1 subunit epsilon, producing the protein MDGDKTFLLEIITPERTFYHDQTKMVIVPAIDGELGVLHGHAPMVASLAVGEVRIQKPDGSWRTAACSDGFMRAGPEHTLITVQTAEWPEEIDVNRAKIQLMHAEEQLRQKESMREFAASKNKLARAVLRLRIGGRGSVNH